One Triticum dicoccoides isolate Atlit2015 ecotype Zavitan chromosome 4B, WEW_v2.0, whole genome shotgun sequence genomic window carries:
- the LOC119292928 gene encoding uncharacterized protein LOC119292928: MNSQSRSNTSSSIASGSQVSWLSYPLQWDSPAPSGGGEKQGEAEDDDEERYDGGGRDRRWKRQVVVAVVEWGEDKLLLLRRVKKRLALYLIGCHYSRPALPYKSGGSCTTAMLKSM; the protein is encoded by the coding sequence ATGAACAGTCAAAGCCGCAGCAATACATCGAGCTCAATCGCTAGTGGCAGCCAGGTGAGTTGGCTCAGCTACCCTCTGCAGTGGGACTCGCCGGCGCCCAGCGGCGGCGGCGAGAAGcagggcgaggcggaggacgacgacgaggagcggtACGACGGCGGCGGCCGCGACAGGCGGTGGAAGCGGCAGGTGGTGGTGGCCGTGGTGGAGTGGGGGGAGGACAAGCTGCTGCTGCTCAGGCGGGTCAAGAAGCGGCTGGCGCTTTACCTCATCGGCTGCCACTACAGCCGCCCCGCGCTGCCGTACAAGTCCGGCGGCTCATGCACCACCGCCATGCTCAAGTCCATGTGA